The following proteins are co-located in the Fusobacteria bacterium ZRK30 genome:
- a CDS encoding serine hydroxymethyltransferase, which yields MKGLKMNDEKLWKAIQKEEERQEYGLELIASENFVSEAVMEAAGSVMTNKYAEGYSGKRYYGGCQFVDVAEDLAIERAGELFGAKYVNVQPHSGSQANMAVYRGLIKHGDIILGMKLDHGGHLTHGKNVNFSGQDYKVYSYGVDRDTEMIDYKKVEEMALEVNPRIIVAGASAYSRTIDFKRFREIADMVGAYLMVDMAHIAGLVATGEHPSPIPHAHVVTTTTHKTLRGPRGGMILTNDEEIIKKVNKVIFPGIQGGPLMHIIAAKAAAFNEALGIEFKEYQKQVVINAHTLSEELKKGGLRIVSGGTDNHMILVDLTNKNLTGKEAEKILEEANITVNKNGIPYDTKSPFVTSGIRIGTPALTTRGMKEGEMKEVAALILKSLNNGDSPKILETIKNEVAELCKKFPLYRV from the coding sequence ATGAAAGGATTAAAAATGAACGATGAAAAACTTTGGAAAGCAATCCAAAAAGAGGAAGAACGTCAGGAATATGGTTTGGAGTTAATAGCTTCTGAAAATTTTGTCTCAGAGGCTGTAATGGAGGCCGCAGGAAGTGTAATGACAAACAAATATGCTGAAGGTTATTCTGGAAAAAGATATTATGGGGGATGCCAATTTGTAGATGTAGCCGAGGACCTTGCCATAGAAAGAGCTGGAGAACTATTCGGGGCAAAATATGTAAATGTCCAGCCCCATTCAGGTTCCCAGGCAAATATGGCTGTATACAGAGGACTTATAAAACATGGAGATATCATCTTGGGAATGAAATTAGACCACGGCGGACACTTAACCCACGGTAAAAATGTCAACTTTTCAGGACAAGACTACAAGGTTTATTCTTATGGGGTAGATCGTGACACAGAGATGATAGATTATAAAAAAGTAGAAGAGATGGCTCTGGAGGTAAACCCTCGTATAATTGTAGCCGGAGCCAGTGCATATTCCCGTACCATAGATTTTAAGAGATTCAGGGAAATTGCAGACATGGTAGGAGCTTACCTAATGGTAGATATGGCACATATTGCAGGTCTTGTAGCTACAGGAGAGCACCCTTCTCCTATCCCTCATGCCCATGTTGTTACCACTACTACTCACAAAACTTTGAGAGGTCCCAGGGGAGGAATGATCCTGACTAACGATGAGGAGATAATAAAAAAGGTCAATAAAGTTATCTTCCCTGGAATTCAAGGTGGTCCTCTCATGCACATCATCGCTGCAAAAGCTGCGGCTTTCAATGAGGCCTTAGGTATCGAGTTCAAAGAATATCAAAAACAGGTAGTAATAAATGCTCATACTTTATCTGAGGAACTGAAAAAAGGAGGTTTAAGAATTGTAAGCGGAGGAACCGATAACCATATGATATTGGTCGATCTTACTAATAAAAATCTTACCGGGAAAGAAGCTGAGAAGATCCTTGAAGAGGCAAATATCACGGTAAATAAAAACGGGATTCCATACGATACTAAAAGCCCATTTGTAACCAGCGGTATCAGGATCGGAACTCCTGCCCTTACAACCAGAGGGATGAAAGAAGGAGAGATGAAAGAAGTCGCTGCCTTAATTCTAAAATCTTTAAACAACGGCGATTCTCCTAAAATATTAGAAACTATAAAAAATGAGGTTGCAGAACTCTGTAAAAAATTTCCCCTTTATAGAGTTTAA
- the sixA gene encoding phosphohistidine phosphatase SixA: MSMYFVQHGIALAKEVDPNRPLSAEGRREVECVAAYLKKIGVSASRICHSGKTRAMETAQIFSDQIGDGNIYKLLGMDPKDSVKVFATFLESNDTMYVGHLPHMEKLVSYLTTGNEDAGVVKFAKGGVVCIENDGENFYVEWYLKPAVCSI; the protein is encoded by the coding sequence ATGAGTATGTATTTTGTGCAGCATGGTATAGCTCTGGCAAAAGAGGTAGATCCAAATCGTCCACTGTCCGCAGAAGGACGAAGAGAAGTAGAGTGTGTCGCAGCTTACCTGAAAAAGATAGGAGTTAGTGCTAGTAGAATCTGTCATAGTGGTAAAACAAGAGCAATGGAAACTGCTCAGATCTTTTCAGATCAAATTGGTGATGGTAATATATACAAATTGTTAGGGATGGACCCTAAAGATAGTGTTAAAGTGTTCGCTACCTTTTTAGAATCAAATGATACAATGTATGTCGGGCATCTACCCCATATGGAAAAACTTGTTTCGTATTTGACGACTGGCAATGAAGATGCAGGTGTGGTTAAGTTTGCAAAGGGTGGTGTCGTCTGTATTGAAAATGATGGTGAAAACTTTTATGTTGAATGGTACTTAAAACCAGCAGTATGCAGTATCTAA
- a CDS encoding lipoate--protein ligase has protein sequence MHSNISTKIICSTSYNPWHNLALEEYLLENVKKNEIILYLWQNDNTIVVGRNQNPWKECRCKDFEADGGKIARRLSGGGTVFHDLGNLNFTFIMDKNLYNLERQLSVILKAVKNLGIDAKFSGRNDILVGEKKFSGNAFYEKENSSYHHGTILVDANMENLSKYLKVSKEKIASKGIKSVRSRVVNLKTIKDDITIENLKQSFINSFVDVYKGRSNIEYIKDRHSIEDFYEKYSSWDWKYGETPKFDINFVNRFRWGEIDLNLNLKDGIIDSLAVYSDAMNSILIKDIQSELLKAPFKIDTICKRLNNINCKVDEKNMIFEIKQWLKTKIG, from the coding sequence TTGCATAGTAATATTTCAACTAAAATAATATGTTCAACGTCATATAATCCATGGCATAATCTGGCTCTCGAAGAATATCTTCTGGAAAACGTTAAAAAAAATGAAATAATATTATATCTATGGCAAAATGACAATACTATTGTAGTAGGGAGAAATCAAAATCCATGGAAAGAATGCAGATGTAAAGATTTTGAAGCTGATGGAGGAAAGATCGCCAGGAGGTTATCTGGTGGAGGAACAGTTTTTCACGATCTTGGAAATTTAAATTTTACTTTTATTATGGATAAAAACCTATACAATTTAGAAAGACAATTAAGCGTGATCCTTAAAGCCGTTAAAAATCTAGGTATCGATGCTAAATTTTCAGGAAGAAATGATATATTAGTCGGTGAAAAAAAGTTTTCAGGGAATGCATTTTATGAAAAGGAAAATTCATCATACCATCACGGGACAATACTTGTAGATGCAAATATGGAAAATTTAAGTAAATATTTAAAAGTATCTAAAGAGAAAATTGCTTCTAAAGGAATTAAATCTGTTCGTTCTAGAGTAGTAAATTTAAAAACTATTAAAGATGATATAACCATTGAAAATTTAAAACAAAGTTTTATAAATAGTTTTGTAGATGTCTATAAAGGCAGATCAAATATAGAGTATATTAAAGACAGACATTCTATAGAAGATTTTTATGAAAAATATTCTTCTTGGGATTGGAAATATGGAGAAACTCCTAAGTTTGATATAAACTTTGTAAATAGATTTAGATGGGGAGAGATAGACCTCAATCTAAATTTAAAAGATGGGATAATTGATTCTTTGGCTGTTTATTCCGACGCGATGAATAGTATCTTAATTAAAGATATCCAAAGTGAGCTTTTAAAAGCACCATTTAAGATAGATACTATCTGTAAAAGACTAAATAATATCAATTGTAAAGTTGATGAGAAAAATATGATTTTTGAAATAAAGCAATGGTTAAAAACCAAAATTGGATAA
- a CDS encoding class I SAM-dependent methyltransferase, translating to MNIDEKEQFERYLLDIEKEFRGWSFNYLTHYGRMKEFPLSWNYYNEIIDYCTGVPSLLDMGTGGGEFLSSLTFLPKDTCATEGYEPNIEEARKRLEPIGITVFPVEEDTALPIPSERFDLIINRHESFSPLEVMRILKPEGYFITQQVGGLNDIDLNLLLGADSNQYEDWSLDKSSEALRSCGFELKKLKEDKVKTRFYDIGAIVYYLKAIPWQIPDFSVDKYYKQLFHIHGFIRKQGYIDLICHRFFIIAQKR from the coding sequence ATGAATATAGATGAAAAGGAACAATTTGAAAGATATCTTTTAGATATCGAGAAAGAATTTAGAGGGTGGAGTTTTAATTATTTAACACATTATGGACGAATGAAAGAGTTTCCACTAAGCTGGAATTATTATAATGAAATAATTGACTACTGCACTGGTGTACCTTCTCTTTTAGATATGGGAACCGGCGGCGGTGAATTCTTGTCTTCATTAACTTTTTTACCTAAAGATACCTGTGCTACAGAAGGGTATGAACCAAATATTGAAGAAGCCAGGAAACGACTGGAGCCTATTGGAATAACTGTTTTCCCTGTAGAGGAAGATACAGCACTTCCTATCCCTTCAGAAAGGTTTGATTTGATAATCAACCGCCATGAATCTTTCTCCCCTCTTGAAGTTATGAGGATTTTAAAACCAGAAGGATATTTTATAACCCAGCAGGTTGGGGGATTAAATGATATTGATTTGAACCTGCTCTTAGGAGCGGATTCAAATCAATATGAAGATTGGAGCTTAGATAAATCCTCTGAAGCCCTGAGATCATGTGGTTTTGAATTGAAAAAACTAAAGGAAGATAAAGTAAAAACAAGATTTTATGATATCGGTGCAATAGTATACTATCTAAAGGCAATTCCTTGGCAGATCCCTGATTTCAGTGTAGATAAGTACTATAAACAATTATTTCATATACATGGGTTTATCAGGAAACAGGGATATATAGATCTGATTTGTCATCGTTTCTTTATCATTGCCCAAAAAAGATAA
- a CDS encoding MBL fold metallo-hydrolase translates to MKKFVDVSKSVKWVGVVDQDLTKFHGEELDIPHGTSFNSYLIRDEKIVLVDTVIEKFSSVWIEQLKEEIDLNTIDYIVMNHNEPDHSGSLSALMKEIPNTPIYCTDKGVEIIKAYHKIDAEFRVVKTGDVLDLGKKKLTFVEMKMLHWPDSMASYLSEDNILFSNDAFGQHYGANGLFNDQCEQDILNYEALKYYACILTPFSPLIKRKIDEILSLNLTIDQICTSHGVIWRKDPLQIVEKYMKWCDSYKENQILITYDTMWETTKKMAESIADGIRSVSPSTNISLINSAKHSESEVLTEIFRSKAVLFGSPTINNRILPSMAALLEGVKGLNFKNKSVAAFGSYGWNAKNLDIINENLNFTSLKLVNEGIKVNWNLNHESKELCYKFGQEFASSLID, encoded by the coding sequence ATGAAAAAATTTGTTGATGTCAGTAAAAGTGTCAAATGGGTTGGAGTCGTTGATCAAGACCTTACTAAGTTTCACGGAGAAGAATTAGATATCCCCCATGGGACTTCCTTTAACTCCTACCTGATAAGGGATGAAAAAATAGTTTTGGTTGATACTGTAATTGAAAAATTCAGTAGTGTATGGATCGAGCAGTTGAAAGAAGAGATTGATTTAAATACCATTGATTATATTGTTATGAATCATAACGAACCTGATCATAGTGGTTCTTTAAGTGCACTGATGAAGGAAATTCCTAATACACCTATCTATTGTACAGATAAGGGTGTTGAGATCATAAAGGCCTATCACAAGATAGATGCTGAATTCAGAGTTGTTAAGACCGGGGATGTTTTGGATTTAGGAAAGAAAAAATTAACATTTGTTGAGATGAAGATGTTGCACTGGCCGGATTCAATGGCATCCTATCTGAGTGAAGATAATATTCTTTTTAGCAATGATGCCTTCGGACAGCACTATGGAGCCAACGGATTATTCAATGACCAGTGTGAACAGGATATCTTAAACTATGAAGCATTAAAATATTATGCCTGCATCCTGACACCGTTCAGCCCTTTAATCAAAAGAAAAATAGATGAAATATTAAGCTTGAACTTAACAATTGATCAAATCTGTACTTCACACGGTGTAATCTGGAGAAAAGATCCCCTTCAAATTGTAGAAAAATATATGAAATGGTGTGATAGCTATAAAGAGAATCAGATATTAATCACCTATGATACCATGTGGGAAACTACTAAAAAGATGGCCGAGTCTATAGCTGACGGGATTAGAAGTGTCTCCCCTTCTACAAATATTTCATTGATTAACAGTGCCAAACACAGTGAAAGTGAGGTCCTGACAGAAATTTTTAGATCCAAAGCTGTCTTATTCGGATCACCTACTATCAACAACAGGATCCTGCCATCAATGGCTGCCCTATTAGAAGGTGTAAAAGGTCTGAACTTCAAGAATAAAAGTGTCGCAGCCTTTGGAAGTTACGGCTGGAATGCAAAAAACTTAGATATTATCAATGAAAATTTAAATTTCACCTCTTTAAAATTAGTCAATGAAGGAATAAAAGTTAATTGGAATTTAAACCATGAAAGTAAGGAACTCTGCTATAAATTCGGACAGGAATTTGCTTCAAGTTTAATCGATTAA
- a CDS encoding carboxymuconolactone decarboxylase family protein, whose protein sequence is MKKNPRQLLDAFMGGLQDVGQTNEEHVNSFMGLLGAAYNPGALDTKAKELISVAIGIYNRCEYCIVFHAYKALEAGAKREEIMEAAMVSVAFGGGPAMAYSATLLKDSIDEFENDFK, encoded by the coding sequence ATGAAAAAAAATCCAAGACAATTATTAGATGCATTTATGGGAGGACTTCAAGATGTAGGTCAAACTAACGAAGAACATGTAAACTCTTTTATGGGCTTATTGGGAGCAGCTTATAATCCTGGAGCTCTCGACACAAAAGCTAAAGAGTTAATCAGTGTAGCCATTGGGATTTATAATCGTTGTGAATATTGTATCGTATTTCATGCCTACAAAGCTTTAGAAGCAGGGGCTAAGCGTGAAGAAATTATGGAAGCTGCAATGGTCTCAGTAGCTTTTGGTGGAGGACCCGCTATGGCATACAGTGCAACACTTTTAAAAGATTCAATCGATGAATTTGAAAATGATTTTAAATAA
- a CDS encoding D-alanine--D-alanine ligase, whose protein sequence is MKIAVFMGGTSTEREVSLKTGNAVLNSLIKQGYDAYGVDLTSENLVTSFIENEYDIAFLSLHGGCGEDGKIQGFLDLLGKKYTGSKAAPSAVAMDKIITKKIANGIGIRIPKTYANKGEIDKFPAVIKPSKEGSSTGLYICKNMEDAEAALEKLSGRSVIIEEYIKGVELTAGVLNGEALGVLKIIPHDGTYDYESKYTEGKTDYEYPAKVSEKIYENAMRNAKLIHDELKLSGASRSDFILSDDKIYFLEVNTCPGMTETSLLPKLASLKNYTFDDVVKGLLPQSDYK, encoded by the coding sequence ATGAAAATTGCAGTTTTTATGGGTGGAACATCAACGGAAAGGGAAGTATCATTAAAAACAGGAAATGCAGTATTAAACAGCTTAATAAAACAGGGATATGATGCATATGGAGTGGATTTAACAAGTGAAAACCTGGTTACATCATTTATTGAAAATGAATATGATATAGCATTTTTATCTCTACATGGCGGGTGTGGTGAAGACGGTAAGATCCAAGGATTCCTTGATCTTTTAGGAAAAAAATATACAGGGTCTAAAGCAGCTCCAAGTGCAGTTGCAATGGATAAAATCATAACTAAAAAGATAGCAAACGGCATAGGAATAAGAATCCCCAAGACTTATGCAAACAAAGGGGAGATAGATAAGTTTCCAGCAGTTATAAAACCGTCAAAAGAAGGGTCTAGTACGGGACTTTATATTTGTAAAAATATGGAAGATGCAGAAGCAGCTTTGGAAAAGCTATCAGGTAGAAGTGTAATAATAGAAGAATATATAAAAGGAGTGGAATTGACTGCAGGGGTTTTAAATGGAGAAGCTCTTGGAGTATTGAAGATAATTCCCCATGATGGAACATATGACTATGAATCAAAATATACAGAAGGAAAGACAGATTACGAGTATCCTGCAAAGGTCTCGGAAAAGATTTATGAAAATGCTATGAGAAACGCCAAACTTATCCATGATGAACTTAAATTAAGCGGTGCTTCTAGAAGTGACTTTATCCTATCAGATGACAAAATCTATTTTTTAGAGGTTAATACTTGTCCTGGAATGACAGAGACAAGCCTTCTTCCTAAACTTGCAAGCCTTAAGAACTATACATTTGATGATGTGGTAAAAGGATTATTACCTCAATCAGATTATAAATAA
- the lpdA gene encoding dihydrolipoyl dehydrogenase: MEIKLEKLSGESKKGDVGKINVKIGDEIKAGDLLLQVESEKGNVSIKSNASGIIEKIVIDEGDTINIGDVLFEIDGAKNEKSTPKTGGFNYFNSLMKPQKKEVETDITIIGAGPGGYVAAIYAAKQGKKVVLIEKEHVGGTCLNHGCIPTKALVRSSEIYRNMKESDSFGIFAENVSVDMKKVINRKDNIKDQLKSGIEYLLEKHSIEKIDGKGKIIDGNTVFVKTNRTETTINTKDIIIATGSESSIVPIKGIDSKNVLTSKEALDMTNLPKKLVIVGGGVIGMEFAFIYESFGVEVFVVEYADEILASFDTDICEEISKIAEENGIKLYTGSKVEGIDETENDECIVSFVKEGKNKYISCDKVLVAVGRQPYFEGLGIEELGIEMNENKKGIKVNEKMQTNLSNIYAIGDVTNILQLAHVASHQGIAAVDNILGENKTIDYSTVPSAIFTEPEIAVVGITEKIAAEKGIEIEIGKFPMSANGKALTLGDAKGFVKIIKDKSTGKIIGSTIIGPHATDLLSSVTLCINNGLTTEQITETIFAHPTTAESIHEAALNVEGGAIHFA, translated from the coding sequence ATGGAAATTAAACTCGAAAAACTATCTGGAGAGAGTAAAAAAGGAGATGTTGGAAAAATAAATGTAAAAATAGGAGATGAAATAAAAGCTGGAGATCTCCTGCTTCAAGTTGAATCTGAAAAAGGAAATGTTTCTATAAAATCCAATGCCAGTGGTATTATTGAAAAAATTGTAATAGATGAAGGTGACACTATTAATATAGGAGATGTTTTATTTGAGATAGATGGCGCAAAAAATGAAAAATCTACTCCTAAAACAGGGGGATTTAATTATTTTAATAGTTTGATGAAACCCCAAAAGAAAGAGGTAGAAACTGATATAACTATTATAGGAGCAGGTCCAGGTGGATATGTTGCAGCAATTTATGCCGCAAAACAGGGAAAAAAAGTAGTTCTAATTGAAAAAGAACATGTAGGAGGAACTTGTTTAAATCATGGATGTATACCTACAAAAGCACTGGTTCGTTCATCGGAAATTTATCGGAATATGAAAGAATCTGATAGTTTTGGAATTTTTGCTGAAAATGTTTCTGTTGATATGAAGAAAGTTATTAACAGGAAAGATAATATTAAAGATCAGCTTAAAAGTGGTATTGAATACCTCTTGGAAAAACATAGTATAGAAAAAATTGACGGGAAGGGTAAAATTATAGATGGGAATACTGTATTCGTAAAAACAAACAGAACAGAAACAACTATAAATACTAAAGATATAATAATCGCTACTGGATCAGAATCTTCTATTGTGCCTATTAAAGGGATCGATTCTAAAAATGTATTAACAAGCAAGGAAGCTCTGGATATGACGAATTTACCAAAAAAACTAGTAATAGTTGGTGGAGGAGTTATAGGAATGGAATTTGCTTTTATTTATGAAAGCTTTGGAGTGGAAGTTTTTGTTGTTGAATATGCAGATGAAATATTAGCTTCTTTCGACACCGATATATGTGAAGAGATAAGTAAGATTGCAGAAGAAAACGGAATTAAATTATATACCGGTTCAAAAGTTGAAGGAATTGATGAAACTGAAAACGATGAGTGTATAGTTTCCTTTGTTAAAGAAGGGAAAAATAAGTATATTTCATGTGACAAAGTCCTGGTTGCAGTTGGAAGACAACCGTACTTTGAAGGATTAGGTATTGAAGAATTAGGTATTGAAATGAATGAAAACAAAAAAGGTATCAAAGTCAATGAAAAAATGCAGACAAATCTCTCAAATATTTATGCTATAGGGGATGTTACAAACATACTGCAGTTAGCACACGTTGCTTCACATCAGGGAATTGCTGCTGTGGATAATATTTTAGGAGAAAATAAAACTATTGATTATTCCACAGTTCCAAGTGCTATTTTCACTGAACCTGAAATAGCAGTTGTAGGAATTACTGAAAAAATTGCTGCTGAAAAAGGCATAGAAATAGAAATTGGTAAATTCCCTATGTCTGCTAATGGGAAAGCATTAACATTAGGAGATGCTAAAGGTTTTGTTAAAATAATAAAAGACAAATCAACTGGAAAAATAATTGGCAGCACAATAATAGGACCCCATGCAACAGATCTACTTTCTTCTGTCACATTATGTATAAATAACGGGCTTACTACGGAGCAAATAACAGAAACGATCTTTGCACATCCAACAACTGCTGAATCAATACATGAAGCAGCATTAAATGTAGAAGGGGGGGCTATCCACTTTGCATAG